The following coding sequences are from one Cygnus atratus isolate AKBS03 ecotype Queensland, Australia chromosome 15, CAtr_DNAZoo_HiC_assembly, whole genome shotgun sequence window:
- the NLRC3 gene encoding NLR family CARD domain-containing protein 3 translates to MEEAWINRYQKQLVRSISPQFLEEIICYLRRLDLLTAEEAGRVQEASSLPEQVRAVVDVLAGKGSYASQCLQTFIETTNSQLYLHITVYEPMVQKHLESLQSYYGNGLETGPLQRLTNLLLVEGLTDIQQKEHDILQIETTKGLRNVSKSIPLEKLFLPLSKVSIPPRISVTVGVAGIGKSTLVKLFVYSWAKGEINRDIMLVLPLTFRELNTYEKLSAERLIRLAFPHITEPSCISAGAARTLLILDGLDEFKTPLDFSNTVVCTDPKKEIQVDNLITNIIRGNLLQEASVWVTSRPTAASQIPGGLVDRMTEIRGFGAAEMKEFLDQMFLDNRDLSSQVLHHIKANRSLHIMCTVPGFCWISGSSIGYYLKNSTDQSQEMTVVPKTLSEIYSYYFKMALSSDWPEKQRETLRIEQAVNNSKKIMGSLGRLAFYGLLKRKYVFYEQDMKTYGIDLSLLQSSLCSRLLLKEEMQSSTAYYFSHLTIQEFLAAIYYYTAAKRAIFDLFTENGMSWPKLGFLNHFKSAVQRSLQAEDGQLDIFVRFLSGLLSPQVNKVLSGWLLAKDEHNSFRSQAISFLQGCLNTDYVISSRTVNTVHCLYEIQHMEIAKSVEEAMKNESLAGMLTPVNCSVLAYLLQVSNVCMEETNLSNCLTYNVCKSLLPQLLFCHNLRLDNNQFKDNVMELLGSVLSVKDCQIQKLSLAENQISNKGAKALARSLMVNRSLMVLDLRSNSIGPSGAKALADALKKNQVLLSLNLQHNVIKEDGATFLAEALLTNHKLTTLHLQKNSIGAQGARKIAEALKRNCSLKELMLSSNSVGDNGSVALAEALKVNHSLQSLDLQSNSISSAGVAALTVALCSNKGLINLNLRENSISKEGGPAIARALRTNSTLRRLDLAANLLYDEGGKAIALAMKENRALTSLHLQWNFIQANAATALAQALKSNSSLASLDLQENAIGDEGMAALSAALKVNTTLADLHLQVASVGAAGAQALAEALMVNKSLQILDLRGNFIGVAGAKAMANALKVNRSLRRLNLQENSLGMDGAICIATALKGNHGLTYVNLQGNRIGQSGAKMISDAIRTNSPDCVVEV, encoded by the exons ATGGAAG AGGCTTGGATCAATCGCTACCAGAAGCAGCTGGTGAGGTCCATCTCACCACAGTTCCTGGAGGAGATCATCTGCTACCTGCGGAGGCTGGACCTCCTCACAGCGGAGGAGGCCGGCCGGGTGCAGGAGGCGAGCTCCCTGCCCGAGCAGGTGAGGGCCGTGGTGGATGTCCTGGCTGGCAAGGGCAGCTATGCCTCCCAGTGCCTGCAGACCTTCATCGAGACCACCAATTCCCAGCTCTACCTCCACATCACTGTTTACG AACCGATGGTGCAGAAACATCTGGAGAGCCTCCAAAGCTACTATGGGAATGGCTTGGAGACGGGTCCTCTCCAGCGCCTCACGaacctgctgctggtggaaggCTTGACCGACATCCAGCAGAAGGAGCACGACATCCTGCAGATCGAAACCACCAAAGGCCTACGTAATGTATCCAAGAGCATCCCTTTAGAGAAGCTCTTCCTGCCCCTGTCCAAGGTCAGCATCCCCCCACGGATCTCCGTGACCGTAGGGGTGGCTGGGATTGGCAAAAGCACGCTGGTGAAGCTGTTTGTCTACAGCTGGGCAAAGGGGGAGATCAACAGGGACATCATGTTGGTGCTGCCCCTCACCTTCCGGGAGCTCAACACCTACGAGAAGCTCTCTGCCGAGCGGCTCATCCGCCTGGCCTTCCCTCACATCACCGAGCCCAGCTGCATCTCTGCGGGAGCCGCCAGGACGCTGCTCATCCTCGACGGCTTGGATGAGTTCAAGACTCCTTTGGATTTTTCCAACACGGTTGTGTGCACTGATCCCAAAAAGGAGATTCAGGTGGACAACCTGATCACCAACATCATACGGGGCAACCTGTTACAGGAGGCCTCTGTCTGGGTCACCTCACGGCCAACAGCAGCCAGCCAAATCCCCGGCGGCCTTGTTGACCGGATGACAGAAATACGAGGTTTcggagcagcagagatgaaagaaTTTTTGGACCAGATGTTCCTTGACAACAGAGACTTGTCCAGCCAAGTTCTGCATCATATCAAGGCTAACAGGTCTTTACACATCATGTGCACAGTTCCTGGTTTTTGCTGGATTTCTGGCTCTTCAATTGGTTATTACCTAAAAAACAGCACCGATCAATCCCAAGAAATGACAGTTGTTCCTAAAACCTTATCAGAAATCTAttcctattattttaaaatggctttgaGCAGTGACTGgccagaaaagcagagagaaacacTCAGGATTGAGCAAGCTGtgaacaacagcaagaaaataatgggcagcctgggcaggctggCCTTCTACGGCCTGCTCAAAAGGAAGTACGTGTTTTACGAGCAGGACATGAAGACGTACGGCATAGACCTTtccttgctgcagagcagcttgtGCAGCAGACTCTTACTCAAAGAGGAGATGCAGTCCTCCACAGCCTATTATTTTTCCCACCTAACCATACAGGAGTTTTTAGCAGCTATTTATTATTACACTGCTGCAAAGCGGGCAATATTCGACCTCTTCACAGAGAACGGGATGTCCTGGCCCAAGCTGGGTTTCCTCAACCACTTCAAGAGTGCTGTTCAGAGGTCGCTGCAGGCTGAGGACGGGCAGCTTGATATCTTCGTGCGTTTCCTCTCGGGGCTCCTCTCCCCCCAGGTGAACAAGGTGCTCTCCGGGTGGCTCCTGGCGAAGGATGAGCACAACAGCTTCAGGAGCCAAGCGATCAGCTTCCTCCAGGGCTGCCTGAACACGGACTACGTTATCTCCTCGCGGACAGTGAACACCGTGCACTGCCTGTATGAGATCCAGCACATGGAGATTGCCAAGTCTGTGGAGGAAGCGATGAAGAATGAGAGCTTGGCCGGGATGCTCACGCCAGTGAACTGCTCTGTCCTGGCGTATCTCCTGCAGGTCTCCAACGTGTGCATGGAGGAGACCAACCTCTCCAACTGCCTCACTTACAATGTCTGTAAGAGCCTGCTCCCTCAGCTCCTCTTCTGCCACAACCTCAG GCTGGACAATAACCAGTTTAAGGACAAtgtgatggagctgctgggcagcgTGTTGAGCGTGAAGGACTGTCAGATCCAGAAGCTCAG cttggcagaaaatcAGATCAGCAACAAGGGTGCCAAAGCACTGGCCAGGTCGCTGATGGTGAACAGGAGCCTGATGGTGCTGGA CCTGCGGAGCAACTCTATCGGCCCCTCGGGAGCGAAAGCGCTGGctgatgcactgaaaaaaaaccaagtCCTGCTCTCCCTGAA cctgcagcacaacGTGATCAAGGAGGACGGTGCCACGTTCCTGGCCGAGGCCCTGCTAACCAACCACAAGCTGACGACCCTGCA cctgcagaaaaACTCCATCGGAGCCCAGGGCGCAAGGAAAATAGCAGAAGCACTGAAGCGGAACTGCAGCCTCAAGGAACTAAT GCTCTCCAGCAACTCTGTTGGAGACAATGGCTCGGTCGCCTTGGCTGAAGCTCTGAAGGTTAATCACAGCCTGCAAAGCCTCGA TCTCCAGAGCAATTCCATCAGCAGCGCCGGGGTCGCCGCTCTGACAGTGGCTCTCTGCTCCAACAAGGGACTCATCAACCTCAA CCTACGGGAGAACTCCATCAGCAAGGAGGGGGGCCCCGCCATCGCCCGTGCCCTGCGGACCAACAGCACCCTCAGGAGGCTGGA CTTAGCAGCCAACCTGCTGTATGATGAAGGCGGCAAGGCCATCGCTCTGGCGATGAAGGAGAACAGGGCGCTCACGTCCCTCCA CTTGCAGTGGAACTTCATTCAGGCAAACGCTGCCACGGCGCTGGCACAAGCACTCAAGTCCAACAGCAGCCTGGCCAGCCTCGA CTTGCAGGAGAATGCCATCGGAGACGAGGGAATGGCTGCCCTGTCTGCTGCGCTGAAGGTCAACACGACCCTGGCAGATCTCCA CCTTCAGGTGGCTTCAGTTGGCGCGGCCGGGGCCCAAGCCCTAGCAGAGGCCTTGATGGTCAACAAGAGTCTGCAGATCCTGGA CTTGAGAGGAAACTTCATTGGCGTGGCAGGGGCCAAAGCGATGGCCAACGCACTGAAGGTGAACCGGAGCCTCCGCAGGCTCAA CCTGCAGGAGAACTCCCTGGGCATGGACGGAGCCATCTGCATCGCCACCGCTCTGAAGGGGAACCACGGCCTCACGTACGTCAA cCTGCAAGGGAACCGCATCGGCCAGTCGGGAGCCAAGATGATCTCTGACGCCATCCGGACAAACTCGCCCGACTGCGTCGTGGAGGTGTGA
- the NMRAL1 gene encoding nmrA-like family domain-containing protein 1 isoform X1, with the protein MRRGHGGPGTGRRVRGHRGSGRLGGPGPAGRGHRGGPRRDAEPRRRGGRAAEAAGSPRGGGGPGRRADAGAGLGGRLRSLRGHRLLESLQPGEGSGAGSALLSRASRLAEGKRLADLSKRLGLRHVVYSGLENVKKLTGGCLEVPHFDGKGMVEEYLQAIGVPTTIIRMPCYFENFLSFFKPEKAPQGDGFVLALPMGDTPMDGMAVEDLGPVVLSVLKSPEEYIGRVIGLSTGKLTMAEYAAAFSQQTGKTVEASKISPEEYERLGFPGAKELAAMFRFYALRPDRNVELTMKLNPKARTFQQWLADNKAAF; encoded by the exons ATGAGGCGAGGCCATGGCGGGCCGGGGACCGGTCGTCGTGTTCGGGGCCACCG GGGCTCAGGGCGGCTCGGTGGTCCGGGCCCTGCTGGCCGAGGGCACCGGGGAGGTCCGCGCCGTGACGCGGAGccccggcggcgcggcggccgcGCAGCTGAGGCAGCTGGGAGCCCGCGTGGTGGCGGCGGACCTGGACGACGGGCGGACGCTGGAGCCGGCCTTGGCGGGCGCCTACGGAGCCTTCGTGGTCACCGACTTCTGGAATCACTGCAGCCGGGAGAGGGAAGTGGAGCAGGTAGCGCCTTGCTGTCGCGGGCCTCGCGCCTGGCGGAG GGGAAGCGGCTCGCTGATCTGTCGAAGCGCCTGGGTTTGCGCCACGTGGTGTACAGTGGCCTGGAGAACGTCAAGAAGCTGACAGGAGGCTGCCTAGAGGTGCCCCACTTCGATGGCAAAGGCATGGTGGAGGAGTACTTACAGGCCATCGGCGTTCCCACCACAATTATCCGAATGCCGTGCTACtttgagaattttctttctttcttcaaaccTGAGAAGGCCCCACAAGGAGATGGGTTTGTTCTGG CGCTGCCCATGGGGGACACCCCCATGGATGGGATGGCAGTGGAGGACTTGGGGCCCGTCGTGCTCAGCGTGCTGAAGTCCCCAGAGGAGTACATAGGCCGCGTGATTGGGCTCAGTACTGGCAAGCTCACCATGGCAGAGTACGCCGCTGCCTTCTCCCAGCAGACGGGCAAGACCGTGGAAGCCTCCAAG ATCTCACCAGAGGAGTATGAGAGACTCGGCTTCCCGGGGGCGAAGGAGCTGGCTGCGATGTTCCGTTTCTATGCCCTGAGGCCAGACCGCAACGTGGAGCTGACGATGAAACTCAACCCCAAGGCCCGCACCTTCCAGCAGTGGCTGGCAGAcaacaaagctgctttctga
- the NMRAL1 gene encoding nmrA-like family domain-containing protein 1 isoform X2 — translation MAGRGPVVVFGATGAQGGSVVRALLAEGTGEVRAVTRSPGGAAAAQLRQLGARVVAADLDDGRTLEPALAGAYGAFVVTDFWNHCSREREVEQGKRLADLSKRLGLRHVVYSGLENVKKLTGGCLEVPHFDGKGMVEEYLQAIGVPTTIIRMPCYFENFLSFFKPEKAPQGDGFVLALPMGDTPMDGMAVEDLGPVVLSVLKSPEEYIGRVIGLSTGKLTMAEYAAAFSQQTGKTVEASKISPEEYERLGFPGAKELAAMFRFYALRPDRNVELTMKLNPKARTFQQWLADNKAAF, via the exons ATGGCGGGCCGGGGACCGGTCGTCGTGTTCGGGGCCACCG GGGCTCAGGGCGGCTCGGTGGTCCGGGCCCTGCTGGCCGAGGGCACCGGGGAGGTCCGCGCCGTGACGCGGAGccccggcggcgcggcggccgcGCAGCTGAGGCAGCTGGGAGCCCGCGTGGTGGCGGCGGACCTGGACGACGGGCGGACGCTGGAGCCGGCCTTGGCGGGCGCCTACGGAGCCTTCGTGGTCACCGACTTCTGGAATCACTGCAGCCGGGAGAGGGAAGTGGAGCAG GGGAAGCGGCTCGCTGATCTGTCGAAGCGCCTGGGTTTGCGCCACGTGGTGTACAGTGGCCTGGAGAACGTCAAGAAGCTGACAGGAGGCTGCCTAGAGGTGCCCCACTTCGATGGCAAAGGCATGGTGGAGGAGTACTTACAGGCCATCGGCGTTCCCACCACAATTATCCGAATGCCGTGCTACtttgagaattttctttctttcttcaaaccTGAGAAGGCCCCACAAGGAGATGGGTTTGTTCTGG CGCTGCCCATGGGGGACACCCCCATGGATGGGATGGCAGTGGAGGACTTGGGGCCCGTCGTGCTCAGCGTGCTGAAGTCCCCAGAGGAGTACATAGGCCGCGTGATTGGGCTCAGTACTGGCAAGCTCACCATGGCAGAGTACGCCGCTGCCTTCTCCCAGCAGACGGGCAAGACCGTGGAAGCCTCCAAG ATCTCACCAGAGGAGTATGAGAGACTCGGCTTCCCGGGGGCGAAGGAGCTGGCTGCGATGTTCCGTTTCTATGCCCTGAGGCCAGACCGCAACGTGGAGCTGACGATGAAACTCAACCCCAAGGCCCGCACCTTCCAGCAGTGGCTGGCAGAcaacaaagctgctttctga